A segment of the Cinclus cinclus chromosome 3, bCinCin1.1, whole genome shotgun sequence genome:
GGGATGTGAGCCACACCAGGATCTGATTAATTGATGATTAAGATTTGTCTTAACTCCTGATTAAAACACTGACCTTGTTGTAGATATCTCTTTTACGCATTAGGCTATTTAATCCTGGCTTTGCTTCTGCAGAGAGTTTTTGCTATTCTTTTTTGTACAGGCTGCTTTACCCTGTGAGCAGTCCTGCTGATTTTTTGGAGGTACTCAAGGAAAAGTGGCATAAGGTCAGGAGGCAAAAGTCACCCAGTTATTACTTGTACAGGTACTTCCTGTGGTAAACAAAAGCACTACTTACATTTATCATGGATTTTGTCATCAACGTGACAAAAAGATTAGAATATGAAATCTGGAATTAGGTATATTGAGTTTCGCAAAGTGTTTTTTCCATATCCactgaagaaattcttcttggACTCCACTTCCCAGAGTTTCAATGGGTTTGTGATATTTcaaggtttaaaaaaatcacaagaaaatGAATTATGGCTCCGGCATAATTTTCTACATAAACTTTCTTTGAACTACAGCTTATTCCCTTTTACATTTTCTAATCAAtaagactgatttttttccattcaacGTATCCACAAAACCTTCAGTTTAAAATGAACATAGAAGGAAATATTGTTGGGTTGGGCTTTTTCCTCACAATAAACTATTCCAGAAAAGACTTTCTCAAGAAGCTCTGATTTTCCAGGGCTCTGAAGGAAGAGATTGAAATTTCTTGGGGAGGTACAGTGATGCTGATGTCACATACAAATACGTACCACTTGAGCCAGTTCTCCTGGACAGCCTTTCTACTCTCTTTACagcaacattatttttttttccttgtgtacTGTTTTATGTTATTCTTCACAATGTCTTTTACCTTTCAAACGAAAACTGTGACCAGAAATATATACACAGCACTGGAAATGAGATGTGAAAGGGCTTCAGACCCTTCCCGCAAGCTAATCCATTGCTACAACAATTTTGATCAATTTCCCCAGCACAGTCCATACTCTACAATATCTTACATTATTAATACTATTAGTGTTagttatatgtatatattatattatgGCATTGTTTCACTTACGGTATGTTAAAGTAGGCTTCTAAAGTTCTTCTACCGTTTCACTTGGTTTCTGGGTGAGACCAAGagtaaaaaggagaaatgtcaGTGCAACCAGGattattttaaagcagcaaCTTGAGAACATTAATGCAGTTGTACTTTTCTTACTGATTATTCTCAAACCTGACTGAACACTATTCATGGCCAGCTGGTTGCCTGTGGGTGACTTTCTCAGTTTTTTCTCCAACGAATACACCTGTATTACACTTgggcaaataattttaaaaccagcAACAGATTATGTTTTCCTCAGCTCCAGGTGATCTGAATTTCTTCTTGGGTGCCTGTTTAATACGTAGTGAAAAAATGATGCCTTTATAAAtgacacagaaaattaaaaaataaactaagcTGTGTCATGCAAAACCATTAAATACTTGCAGAAATCTTGGCCTCAAGTCCCAGAGCTTCTCTTAAATTACCATATTACTCCTGCACAAGAAAGGGAAGATGTGAGGTGTAAAAAGTGGGACTTCTTTCCTAGAGAGAAATTTGTAACCTGCCATAGACCAGCATAAGACTGTGTGAGATGTATTCCTCATTTGACACCCTTCAGACCAGGCATCCTGAatctctgtccccagcactcccagtatGTCCTAAATGGCCTGTCTTAGTGTGTTCTATTACTTATGAGTAAGAGAGAGATGCATGGTCCTGCATAACCAAAGCACTGCAAAGGAGAAAGTAATCTACAGAGTAAATCCACAGATTTGCTCTGATGTTCCTCAtttcaatttgctttttaaaacatgaatgAAGACGCAAATGCACTGCAAGGGCCAGAAGGACTTTAGCTCCACCTGTCTTTCCCAGCAAGTTATTAACTCAGTGGCCAGTCTGCAGTACCAGTCATCTAAATGGAGAAGCAAGTGGTCCCACCATTATCTGGGAGGCTGCAGCCACACCGGTTTTCCCCTTCCCAAAGGTTTTCCCTTTCCTATCAGTCTCTACTCCAAACCAGGTGCTGTTCAGAAAGTCAGGAGAACTGGGCTGAAGGTGAGGGAAAAAGGATTGGAACTGGGAGTCAGATTAGGGGTACAAGCTCTGGACTCACCAGGTGAGACATAAGGAGCAAGGAAGGTTGGAAAAGCATAGGTTCAAGTCAAGGAAAAGTATAAGTTCATATAACAAACAAATAAGGGAGTAGATTACAAGATATGTTATTTTTTCAAGTCTGCCCATGCTGCCCCCCCTTGGAGATGGAATAATGGATAAATGTGTTAAGAGTGTATAATAGTTTGTATGCATAAAGAACTCAAGGCATATTATACTATATGTAgaatatacacatatatatatcaCATGCATGTGAGTATACATCACATGCATGCAGTAATCTCCacaaaattaatacaaaaatgTGTTCTGTGTCTCTTCAGATGTGTGTGGACTTTATTAGGTTAATTTTAACTACctaattttgaatatttaaaaatgtaaagaagTAAAAACTACAAATGTGTGGAAATTCTGAAGGCTCATATCACACATGTATGCATATCTTGATAATTCAGAATGCATATGTAGCAGCATactaaagacattttttaaaaatcattccttctgctttttacATCAAAAGTTCAGAAAGGActaaaataaagttaaaataagTGATGGAAAGACTTTAAGCATATATAGTTTTAGTTTTTATGTATTCTGGGAATTTCCAATGCTGAAATTTTGATGGAATTTTGTCCTTTCTGGTCACTCATGCTTAGAGACACAAGCAACTTCAACTTGGTTTTCTGTCATCCTTGCTCCAGTAAGAGTCTTTTAGCTCTATTGTGACATCAATCACTCGGACTATAAATCTCTGCAATAGATATGGCCATTTAAATCTCCACCTGCACAAACAACAATCAGGCCTAGAAAATAAGGAGGCTCATAAATCTTCACACTGGTGATTATTAATATTTTGGATTTGCAACAGcaatattctttaaaataaaagtagttCATTAATTAGGAATGATAAGCTGACAATCcgtttagtttagtttagtttagcTTAGTTTACatacagagaaaacacaaacaggGCACAGTTAACACAGCATGAATTTAGAAGTTAGGGCATTCCCAAGAGCCCAGGGTTTGGAGATATGATATCTTAATGTACTTATCCTATTGTGAGTGGGAAGGTGTTATCTTCCAGACAAATGATAAAGAGGTGGTTTAAAGTTTAGatctactgttttttttctgacttaCATGAGCCAAGGAGGACAGATGGATCAAGAGATAGGCAAGACTTCCTTGCTGGCTATCAAAAATGACACTCTGCCTCCTACTGAAAATTTAGTCAGCAGATATACTATCCTGACCCTCCACagtttttgtgggggttttttgttttgttttggggtttttttgttgtttgttgtttgtttgtttgtgttttctttgtttggttggttgggggttttttttgtgcattCAGAAGACCCTATGTGAGGCTTACACAGACCATCAGGAGACTTTTCCTGTGGCTCCAGTGACTTTGGATTAACTATGAAGACACTGGTGACATCTGAGGCTGCACATTTTTTCTGGAGCTATGTGGATCCTCAGATAAGCAGCAGATTAAGTGGAATTTCTCCTGCAATAAGAGCAATCCCTGTGTAGAGTTCTTCAGTCCCTTGTGTTCAAAACCCAGACTGCAGGGCAGCCTGTGAGGGTTCAGGAAGAGTGTGAGTAGGGAAGGAGCTATGGGTGCAAGTTCCTGATTCACTGGCCTCTTTGGGCTCCAAATTTGGATTTAAGAGACTATTTTACATGGAGGGGTAGAAGCGATAGCACAAGATTAACTGCTTTCAAaatcctgctctgctgagactgAATACAATGTACATAAGTTTGTAACAGGAGCATAAGTCTGTTCATTCAAACTGCGAAGCAACCCACTCAATCACACCTGTGCTAAAACCACTGGGAATGTTTGGCTTCACGGGGTGCAGAATCCAGCCTAATGCCCTCAGTCCTACCGCTCCCACAGGAGGGGCCTTATCCCTTATCTTGCCTCTTTATTCAGGCAAAACCCCCGACTTTCGAGCATGCACGAATCAGCAGACAAAAGAGTCCATGGGTACGGCGGAACGAATCGCTGACATCTGCTCTGCACACCAAGTAAAGGTTTCTTTTCTGTGGGAGCCCTACCATCCAATAACCACCCCCCCCGGCCCCGTTTCCTTCATTTCATGCACACCCTTGCCGCTCTGTCCACAGCCACACAGACCCTCCCCAGAAGAACAACACTCTCTCTCGGTTCAATGGGGCACACCGACCGCTGGGATGTTGGCCACTTGGCACACCTGCGGACCAGGAAGCTTCTGCAACATTCACAGCTGGGAGGACTCAAAGACCGAGAGGGACCGGGACTCGTCGGACGTCACCCCGGAAGGCTGGAAGAAGTCAGATCCTCCTGCCTCCAGCCCCTGGGCTGTGACGGCAAGGTCCACGCTGCTGGCCAGGCAGCGGAGCACTCCCTTCCTGGAATATGCTACTAGCTGGACAGGATGCGTTCACAAATATAATCATCCACAAATCTCCCCCAGATTAGGTTACAGGACAGCGTTTCGACGGCACGCATTACAAAGCTTCCTGGAAGGCTTGGCTGGTTGGatctgctgctctctctgctcaTGACCCATTTTGGCTTTCATCAAGAATCATGACACCAGCTGCCTGGGTCATCTAGGAGGCAGAGAGGGGGAGAGCAACCCTGGGTTGTAAAGGGAagtggggaaggagaagagaaggaggagaaggaggaggaggaggaaggggaggataGAAagacagagcagggggagagaGAGTTGTTTTAGTCCAGTTGTAAAGATTTGAATCCCAGTTCCGAGCTCTCTACCACATTCCCTGTCCTGTGCAAAGGTCTGTGATTGGGGATGTGGTGTGCTCAGTGGGCAGGGCCCCTCCCCTGGGCTGGATCCGCCTCTCTTATCCCCCGGATAAATTACTAGTGTCCTCACTAAATTCCTCggctttctctctccctccctctctctctctctcacaatCTCACTCCCTCCCTCAAACACAGGCAAAGCAAGGTTGGAGGGTGGGAGGGCGGGGATCCTCTCTGGACTGGTATTGTGCCTTAGTCCTGggcggggagggaaggggaggaaaataCTGGCGCCCCTTCTCTCCAACGCCGCCTTGAAATAGATTTGAGGAGCTGCCCTTcttcccccccttccccttttcctgctggtCATTTGGCATCTTCCAGACCATGTCCACTGGGTCCCTCAGTGATGTGGAAGATCTGCAGGAGGTGGAGATGTTGGAGTGCGATGGCCTGAAAATGGATACTAACAAAGAGTTTGGGGCGTCCACCGAGAGCAACGAGGAGGGATCCAATGGCGAGAATGGCTCCCCTCAGAAGGGGAGAGGGGCCTcgggcaaaaggaaaaaagctccCCCCAAGAAGAGCCCTTTAAATGGAGTGAGCCAGGAGGGAAAGCAGGTACAGAGAAATGCTGCCAACGCCAGGGAGAGGGCAAGGATGAGGGTCCTTAGCAAAGCCTTCTCCAGGCTTAAGACCACCCTACCCTGGGTGCCCCCAGACACCAAACTTTCAAAACTGGACACCTTGAGGTTGGCCTCCAGCTACATTGCTCACCTGAGGCAGATCCTGGCCAATGACAAGTATGAGAACGGCTACATCCACCCAGTGAACTTGGTAAGTCAGAATCCGCCGGGGAAAGGCGCTCCGTGCGTGTGCATGGGAAGAGGTGGGCAAGGAGCTGGCATGGGGCATGTGTGGGGATAAAACTGCTGTGCTTCTCACAGGGTGCCTGGTGCCAATGGGGTGGAAAGTGGTACTGTACAAGGGGACAGGCTCCCAGCTatcctgctgccctgtgccctgagTGCCAAGCCTCCTTAGGCCCCCTCTGCTGTTCTTAGCAACCCCTTCCAGGAGACAGGCAGCCACGCTGGCCACAAATAATCAGGGGCAGGCTTTACACTTTACTGCCCCAGAAACAATTGAGAAACCAGAGGGTTGATGGCAGCTTTCTACCTGCAAGTGAGCAGGTATAGGAATTTGGGTAGAAAAGGGTGCGTTTGAGGAAGGACCCAGGATTCATTCTTACCCTGCGTCTCTACCCTAATGTTTCCTTACACAATAGTGTCCCCAAGCCCTAGCTTTTTAAAGACAGGACTCTTGGGGCTCTGTGCTCAACCGCTCAAGTTTGCCGAGTCCAGGTCATTTCTCCTATCCCGTTAACTGGCACAGGAGAAACAAATATCAGTGCAGACTCCCCAGAGGAGGTGATTGCCCCAGGCACACTCCACAATGCCTCTTCCTGGGCTGTGTGGTGtacctcctgctgctcccaccacaTAAAGTtttcctgagcagccctggatCTCCCAACTATACCCGGCCACCAGAAACACCCAGTTTCCAGCTCTAAAAATAGATACAAATGATGTagacgggggtgggggggggggggggagcaaGATCTGCCTGGGCTCTTTTTAGACGTACAGCCTTTACACTGCCCACACGTGCAGACCCTGACTCATAAGTGGATCACAGAGGGGAGCTGGGGACGTTTCACGAGGTCAGGCTCTGTGTTTTGAGCTCTGGGCTGTGGAGGAAAAGATGTTACCGGCTGTGTCAGCTGCTAAGGGCCTGGgagataattttttattaaaaacaaaatcttcaGCGCAACTacataggaaaaagaaataagtaaaacaaaaccGGCATCCAATATAATCTCCCTCCTTTTCCGCACAGAGGCACACCAAAACACGCTCCCCGAGCCGCGGGAGACCAGGGAGAGCGGCCGGGGGCTGCCGGGGCTccgagcagctcctgctcccggGGTAGCACGGCGAGGCGTGAGGCGGCTCCCTCGGCTCGGAGTGCCCACGC
Coding sequences within it:
- the TCF21 gene encoding transcription factor 21 — its product is MSTGSLSDVEDLQEVEMLECDGLKMDTNKEFGASTESNEEGSNGENGSPQKGRGASGKRKKAPPKKSPLNGVSQEGKQVQRNAANARERARMRVLSKAFSRLKTTLPWVPPDTKLSKLDTLRLASSYIAHLRQILANDKYENGYIHPVNLTWPFMVAGKPESDLKEVVNTNRLCGPTAS